A stretch of Equus przewalskii isolate Varuska chromosome 11, EquPr2, whole genome shotgun sequence DNA encodes these proteins:
- the MEN1 gene encoding menin isoform X2 has protein sequence MGLKAAQKTLFPLRSIDDVVRLFAAELGREEPDLVLLSLVLGFVEHFLAVNRVIPTNVPELTFQPSPAPDPPGGLTYFPVADLSIIAALYARFTAQIRGAVDLSLYPREGGVSSRELVKKVSDVIWNSLSRSYFKDRAHIQSLFSFITGTKLDSSGVAFAVVGACQALGLRDVHLALSEDHAWVVFGPNGEQTAEVTWHGKGNEDRRGQTVNAGVAERSWLYLKGSYMRCDRKMEVAFMVCAINPSIDLHTDSLELLQLQQKLLWLLYDLGHLERYPMALGNLADLEELEPTPGRPDPLTLYHKGIASAKTYYRDEHIYPYMYLAGYHCRNRNVREALQAWADTATVIQDYNYCREDEEIYKEFFEVANDVIPNLLKEAASLLEAGEERPGEQTQGTQSQGSALQDPECFAHLLRFYDGICKWEEGSPTPVLHVGWATFLVQSLGRFEGQVRQKVRIVSREAETAEAEEPWGEEAREGRRRGPRRESKPEEPPPPKKPALDKGPGAGQGAVPGPPRKPPGTVPGTTRGPEGGSAVPAPTPAASPPPEGPVLTFQSEKMKGMKELLVATKINSSAIKLQLTAQSQVQMKKQKVSTPSDYTLSFLKRQRKGL, from the exons ATGGGGCTGAAGGCCGCCCAGAAGACGCTGTTCCCGCTGCGCTCCATCGACGACGTGGTGCGCCTGTTCGCTGCCGAGCTGGGCCGAGAGGAACCGGACCTGGTGCTCCTCTCCTTGGTCCTGGGCTTCGTGGAGCACTTCCTCGCTGTCAACCGCGTCATCCCTACCAACGTGCCCGAGCTCACCTTCCAGCCCAGTCCCGCGCCCGACCCTCCTGGTGGCCTCACCTACTTCCCCGTGGCCGACCTCTCCATCATCGCCGCGCTCTATGCCCGCTTCACCGCCCAGATCCGCGGCGCCGTCGACCTGTCTCTCTACCCTCGAGAGGGGGGCGTCTCCAGCCGCGAGCTGGTCAAGAAGGTCTCGGATGTCATCTGGAACAGCCTCAGCCGTTCCTACTTCAAGGATCGGGCGCACATCCAATCCCTCTTCAGCTTCATCACAG GCACCAAACTGGACAGCTCTGGTGTGGCCTTTGCTGTGGTGGGGGCCTGCCAGGCTCTGGGTCTCCGGGATGTCCACCTGGCCCTGTCTGAGGACCACGCCTGGGTAGTGTTTGGGCCCAATGGAGAGCAGACAGCTGAGGTCACTTGGCATGGCAAGGGCAATGAGGACCGCAGGGGCCAGACTGTCAACGCGGGTGTGGCTGAGCGG AGCTGGCTGTACCTGAAAGGATCGTACATGCGCTGTGACCGCAAGATGGAGGTGGCGTTCATGGTGTGCGCCATCAACCCTTCCATTGACCTGCACACGGATTCtctggagctgctgcagctgcaGCAG AAGCTGCTCTGGCTGCTCTATGACCTGGGACATCTGGAAAG GTACCCCATGGCGCTGGGGAACCTGGCAGAtctggaggagctggagccaACCCCTGGCCGGCCAGACCCACTCACGCTCTACCACAAG ggcaTTGCCTCAGCCAAGACCTACTACCGGGATGAGCACATCTACCCCTACATGTACCTGGCTGGCTACCACTGTCGCAACCGCAATGTGCGCGAAGCCCTGCAGGCTTGGGCCGACACGGCCACTGTCATCCAGGA CTACAACTACTGCCGGGAAGATGAGGAGATCTACAAGGAGTTCTTTGAAGTGGCCAACGATGTCATTCCCAACCTGCTGAAGGAGGCGGCCAGCCTGCTGGAGGCCGGCGAGGAGCGGCCGGGGGAGCAGACCCAG GGCACGCAGAGCCAGGGGTCTGCCCTCCAGGACCCAGAGTGCTTCGCCCACCTGCTTCGATTCTACGACGGCATCTGCAAATGGGAAGAGGGCAGCCCCACGCCCGTGCTGCATGTGGGCTGGGCCACCTTCCTTGTGCAGTCCCTAGGCCGTTTTGAGGGACAG GTGCGGCAGAAGGTGCGCATCGTGAGCCGCGAGGCCGAGACGGCCGAGGCGGAGGAGCCGTGGGGCGAGGAAGCCCGGGAAGGCCGGCGGCGGGGTCCGCGGCGGGAGTCCAAGCCCGAGGAGCCGCCGCCGCCTAAGAAGCCGGCGCTGGACAAGGGCCCGGGCGCGGGCCAGGGCGCGGTGCCCGGCCCCCCCCGGAAGCCCCCAGGGACCGTCCCAGGCACTACCCGCGGCCCCGAAGGCGGCAGCGCCGTCCCGGCGCCAACGCCCGCCGCGTCGCCGCCACCGGAGGGGCCGGTGCTCACTTTCCAGAGCGAGAAGATGAAGGGCATGAAGGAGCTGCTGGTGGCCACCAAGATCAACTCGAGCGCCATCAAGCTGCAGCTGACGGCGCAATCGCAAGTGCAGATGAAGAAGCAGAAGGTGTCTACACCTAGCGACTACACGCTTTCCTTCCTCAAACGGCAGCGCAAGGGCCTCTGA
- the MEN1 gene encoding menin isoform X1, with protein sequence MPRPAAMGLKAAQKTLFPLRSIDDVVRLFAAELGREEPDLVLLSLVLGFVEHFLAVNRVIPTNVPELTFQPSPAPDPPGGLTYFPVADLSIIAALYARFTAQIRGAVDLSLYPREGGVSSRELVKKVSDVIWNSLSRSYFKDRAHIQSLFSFITGTKLDSSGVAFAVVGACQALGLRDVHLALSEDHAWVVFGPNGEQTAEVTWHGKGNEDRRGQTVNAGVAERSWLYLKGSYMRCDRKMEVAFMVCAINPSIDLHTDSLELLQLQQKLLWLLYDLGHLERYPMALGNLADLEELEPTPGRPDPLTLYHKGIASAKTYYRDEHIYPYMYLAGYHCRNRNVREALQAWADTATVIQDYNYCREDEEIYKEFFEVANDVIPNLLKEAASLLEAGEERPGEQTQGTQSQGSALQDPECFAHLLRFYDGICKWEEGSPTPVLHVGWATFLVQSLGRFEGQVRQKVRIVSREAETAEAEEPWGEEAREGRRRGPRRESKPEEPPPPKKPALDKGPGAGQGAVPGPPRKPPGTVPGTTRGPEGGSAVPAPTPAASPPPEGPVLTFQSEKMKGMKELLVATKINSSAIKLQLTAQSQVQMKKQKVSTPSDYTLSFLKRQRKGL encoded by the exons AT GCCGAGGCCCGCCGCCATGGGGCTGAAGGCCGCCCAGAAGACGCTGTTCCCGCTGCGCTCCATCGACGACGTGGTGCGCCTGTTCGCTGCCGAGCTGGGCCGAGAGGAACCGGACCTGGTGCTCCTCTCCTTGGTCCTGGGCTTCGTGGAGCACTTCCTCGCTGTCAACCGCGTCATCCCTACCAACGTGCCCGAGCTCACCTTCCAGCCCAGTCCCGCGCCCGACCCTCCTGGTGGCCTCACCTACTTCCCCGTGGCCGACCTCTCCATCATCGCCGCGCTCTATGCCCGCTTCACCGCCCAGATCCGCGGCGCCGTCGACCTGTCTCTCTACCCTCGAGAGGGGGGCGTCTCCAGCCGCGAGCTGGTCAAGAAGGTCTCGGATGTCATCTGGAACAGCCTCAGCCGTTCCTACTTCAAGGATCGGGCGCACATCCAATCCCTCTTCAGCTTCATCACAG GCACCAAACTGGACAGCTCTGGTGTGGCCTTTGCTGTGGTGGGGGCCTGCCAGGCTCTGGGTCTCCGGGATGTCCACCTGGCCCTGTCTGAGGACCACGCCTGGGTAGTGTTTGGGCCCAATGGAGAGCAGACAGCTGAGGTCACTTGGCATGGCAAGGGCAATGAGGACCGCAGGGGCCAGACTGTCAACGCGGGTGTGGCTGAGCGG AGCTGGCTGTACCTGAAAGGATCGTACATGCGCTGTGACCGCAAGATGGAGGTGGCGTTCATGGTGTGCGCCATCAACCCTTCCATTGACCTGCACACGGATTCtctggagctgctgcagctgcaGCAG AAGCTGCTCTGGCTGCTCTATGACCTGGGACATCTGGAAAG GTACCCCATGGCGCTGGGGAACCTGGCAGAtctggaggagctggagccaACCCCTGGCCGGCCAGACCCACTCACGCTCTACCACAAG ggcaTTGCCTCAGCCAAGACCTACTACCGGGATGAGCACATCTACCCCTACATGTACCTGGCTGGCTACCACTGTCGCAACCGCAATGTGCGCGAAGCCCTGCAGGCTTGGGCCGACACGGCCACTGTCATCCAGGA CTACAACTACTGCCGGGAAGATGAGGAGATCTACAAGGAGTTCTTTGAAGTGGCCAACGATGTCATTCCCAACCTGCTGAAGGAGGCGGCCAGCCTGCTGGAGGCCGGCGAGGAGCGGCCGGGGGAGCAGACCCAG GGCACGCAGAGCCAGGGGTCTGCCCTCCAGGACCCAGAGTGCTTCGCCCACCTGCTTCGATTCTACGACGGCATCTGCAAATGGGAAGAGGGCAGCCCCACGCCCGTGCTGCATGTGGGCTGGGCCACCTTCCTTGTGCAGTCCCTAGGCCGTTTTGAGGGACAG GTGCGGCAGAAGGTGCGCATCGTGAGCCGCGAGGCCGAGACGGCCGAGGCGGAGGAGCCGTGGGGCGAGGAAGCCCGGGAAGGCCGGCGGCGGGGTCCGCGGCGGGAGTCCAAGCCCGAGGAGCCGCCGCCGCCTAAGAAGCCGGCGCTGGACAAGGGCCCGGGCGCGGGCCAGGGCGCGGTGCCCGGCCCCCCCCGGAAGCCCCCAGGGACCGTCCCAGGCACTACCCGCGGCCCCGAAGGCGGCAGCGCCGTCCCGGCGCCAACGCCCGCCGCGTCGCCGCCACCGGAGGGGCCGGTGCTCACTTTCCAGAGCGAGAAGATGAAGGGCATGAAGGAGCTGCTGGTGGCCACCAAGATCAACTCGAGCGCCATCAAGCTGCAGCTGACGGCGCAATCGCAAGTGCAGATGAAGAAGCAGAAGGTGTCTACACCTAGCGACTACACGCTTTCCTTCCTCAAACGGCAGCGCAAGGGCCTCTGA
- the MEN1 gene encoding menin isoform X3 — protein sequence MPRPAAMGLKAAQKTLFPLRSIDDVVRLFAAELGREEPDLVLLSLVLGFVEHFLAVNRVIPTNVPELTFQPSPAPDPPGGLTYFPVADLSIIAALYARFTAQIRGAVDLSLYPREGGVSSRELVKKVSDVIWNSLSRSYFKDRAHIQSLFSFITGTKLDSSGVAFAVVGACQALGLRDVHLALSEDHAWVVFGPNGEQTAEVTWHGKGNEDRRGQTVNAGVAERSWLYLKGSYMRCDRKMEVAFMVCAINPSIDLHTDSLELLQLQQKLLWLLYDLGHLERYPMALGNLADLEELEPTPGRPDPLTLYHKGIASAKTYYRDEHIYPYMYLAGYHCRNRNVREALQAWADTATVIQESGPSIQSLGTTIQQWNLHPQPHAPSSLLLWADTETIISDYNYCREDEEIYKEFFEVANDVIPNLLKEAASLLEAGEERPGEQTQGTQSQGSALQDPECFAHLLRFYDGICKWEEGSPTPVLHVGWATFLVQSLGRFEGQVRQKVRIVSREAETAEAEEPWGEEAREGRRRGPRRESKPEEPPPPKKPALDKGPGAGQGAVPGPPRKPPGTVPGTTRGPEGGSAVPAPTPAASPPPEGPVLTFQSEKMKGMKELLVATKINSSAIKLQLTAQSQVQMKKQKVSTPSDYTLSFLKRQRKGL from the exons AT GCCGAGGCCCGCCGCCATGGGGCTGAAGGCCGCCCAGAAGACGCTGTTCCCGCTGCGCTCCATCGACGACGTGGTGCGCCTGTTCGCTGCCGAGCTGGGCCGAGAGGAACCGGACCTGGTGCTCCTCTCCTTGGTCCTGGGCTTCGTGGAGCACTTCCTCGCTGTCAACCGCGTCATCCCTACCAACGTGCCCGAGCTCACCTTCCAGCCCAGTCCCGCGCCCGACCCTCCTGGTGGCCTCACCTACTTCCCCGTGGCCGACCTCTCCATCATCGCCGCGCTCTATGCCCGCTTCACCGCCCAGATCCGCGGCGCCGTCGACCTGTCTCTCTACCCTCGAGAGGGGGGCGTCTCCAGCCGCGAGCTGGTCAAGAAGGTCTCGGATGTCATCTGGAACAGCCTCAGCCGTTCCTACTTCAAGGATCGGGCGCACATCCAATCCCTCTTCAGCTTCATCACAG GCACCAAACTGGACAGCTCTGGTGTGGCCTTTGCTGTGGTGGGGGCCTGCCAGGCTCTGGGTCTCCGGGATGTCCACCTGGCCCTGTCTGAGGACCACGCCTGGGTAGTGTTTGGGCCCAATGGAGAGCAGACAGCTGAGGTCACTTGGCATGGCAAGGGCAATGAGGACCGCAGGGGCCAGACTGTCAACGCGGGTGTGGCTGAGCGG AGCTGGCTGTACCTGAAAGGATCGTACATGCGCTGTGACCGCAAGATGGAGGTGGCGTTCATGGTGTGCGCCATCAACCCTTCCATTGACCTGCACACGGATTCtctggagctgctgcagctgcaGCAG AAGCTGCTCTGGCTGCTCTATGACCTGGGACATCTGGAAAG GTACCCCATGGCGCTGGGGAACCTGGCAGAtctggaggagctggagccaACCCCTGGCCGGCCAGACCCACTCACGCTCTACCACAAG ggcaTTGCCTCAGCCAAGACCTACTACCGGGATGAGCACATCTACCCCTACATGTACCTGGCTGGCTACCACTGTCGCAACCGCAATGTGCGCGAAGCCCTGCAGGCTTGGGCCGACACGGCCACTGTCATCCAGGAGT CTGGCCCCTCCATCCAGTCCCTGGGCA CCACCATCCAGCAGTGGAACCTGCACCCCCAGCCCCATGCCCCCTCCTCACTTTTGCTCTGGGCTGACACAGAGACCATCATTTCAGA CTACAACTACTGCCGGGAAGATGAGGAGATCTACAAGGAGTTCTTTGAAGTGGCCAACGATGTCATTCCCAACCTGCTGAAGGAGGCGGCCAGCCTGCTGGAGGCCGGCGAGGAGCGGCCGGGGGAGCAGACCCAG GGCACGCAGAGCCAGGGGTCTGCCCTCCAGGACCCAGAGTGCTTCGCCCACCTGCTTCGATTCTACGACGGCATCTGCAAATGGGAAGAGGGCAGCCCCACGCCCGTGCTGCATGTGGGCTGGGCCACCTTCCTTGTGCAGTCCCTAGGCCGTTTTGAGGGACAG GTGCGGCAGAAGGTGCGCATCGTGAGCCGCGAGGCCGAGACGGCCGAGGCGGAGGAGCCGTGGGGCGAGGAAGCCCGGGAAGGCCGGCGGCGGGGTCCGCGGCGGGAGTCCAAGCCCGAGGAGCCGCCGCCGCCTAAGAAGCCGGCGCTGGACAAGGGCCCGGGCGCGGGCCAGGGCGCGGTGCCCGGCCCCCCCCGGAAGCCCCCAGGGACCGTCCCAGGCACTACCCGCGGCCCCGAAGGCGGCAGCGCCGTCCCGGCGCCAACGCCCGCCGCGTCGCCGCCACCGGAGGGGCCGGTGCTCACTTTCCAGAGCGAGAAGATGAAGGGCATGAAGGAGCTGCTGGTGGCCACCAAGATCAACTCGAGCGCCATCAAGCTGCAGCTGACGGCGCAATCGCAAGTGCAGATGAAGAAGCAGAAGGTGTCTACACCTAGCGACTACACGCTTTCCTTCCTCAAACGGCAGCGCAAGGGCCTCTGA